One segment of Triticum aestivum cultivar Chinese Spring chromosome 2A, IWGSC CS RefSeq v2.1, whole genome shotgun sequence DNA contains the following:
- the LOC123186615 gene encoding uncharacterized protein produces MADLKTAAYQADHVLENFRYEALRCCADDHIRGPFSAMKHDKQAEKDYEEEEDNEEDEDEQGTVFEEEEDSHFDVKAPSVMICKIALFGYQRSIFLLYKVQRRSCPKFKSNDAQFFSSL; encoded by the exons ATGGCGGATCTCAAGACCGCCGCCTACCAAGCCGACCACGTCCTCGAAAACTTCCGCTACGAGGCGCTGCGGTGCTGTGCCGACGACCACATCCGCGGCCCCTTCTCC GCAATGAAGCATGATAAGCAAGCGGAGAAGGATTATGAAGAGGAGGAAGACAATGAGGAGGACGAGGATGAGCAAGGTACTGTGTTTGAGGAGGAGGAAGATTCTCATTTTGATGTCAAAGCGCCAAGTGTTATGATATGCAAAATTGCATTGTTTGGCTATCAACGTTCAATATTTTTGCTGTATAAAGTTCAAAGGAGGAGCTGTCCAAAATTCAAAAGCAATGATGCCCAATTCTTTTCATCACTATGA
- the LOC123186616 gene encoding uncharacterized protein: MESPPPKRNVGHGSEDGISALPDHLLLDILERLDLREAVRTGALSTRWRHLPSHLSRVHLDVAHFGGATPLEVMDAFTGAVRALLTRVPPAEGVCGSSALKVLFLSFYTSSPHLSSIGRLVEGIVSLGQTECLEFCISPAPPDRRGCEIVIGQEFKAFSRAYPVAFSWLTRLTLEYHAFGNSGITDLISTCCRLRHLNLRFCTLVDSQSTLKIDVPCSELQELEFTGFRCARIELVSVPKLRQVVCQHWPFENPPVRFGYVPELRGVMLYSKAKAGQEPFALSDCLPRSARNLSTLTLCFGDQMIWIQPEHPKQLTPIFRNLATVFLFGIFSECELSWTLFILEAAPALQDFALSRHSCIKTPEYSAEKTNVVWEPSKDLKHLNLKGLHIFGCEDEDKVRNYIRLVMERAVGLLIIELYGENPCIYCDATNLERSKAEKASRHRIMEQLTHGSSSSVEIIIC; this comes from the exons ATGGAGTCGCCGCCGCCCAAGCGCAACGTCGGCCACGGCAGCGAGGACGGAATCAGCGCGCTccccgaccacctcctcctcgacaTCCTCGAGCGCCTCGACCTGCGCGAGGCGGTCCGCACCGGCGCGCTCTCCACGCGGTGGCGGCACCTCCCCAGCCACCTCTCGCGCGTGCACCTCGACGTCGCTCACTTCGGCGGCGCCACGCCGCTCGAGGTCATGGACGCGTTCACGGGCGCGGTGCGGGCCTTGCTGACCCGGGTTCCTCCCGCCGAGGGCGTGTGCGGGAGTAGTGCCCTCAAGGTCCTTTTCCTCAGCTTCTACACGTCTTCCCCTCACCTGAGCTCCATTGGCCGCCTCGTCGAGGGCATCGTGAGCTTGGGCCAGACTGAATGCCTTGAGTTTTGCATATCCCCGGCACCCCCCGACCGGCGGGGCTGCGAGATTGTGATTGGGCAGGAGTTCAAGGCCTTCTCCCGCGCCTACCCAGTCGCCTTCTCGTGGCTCACCAGGCTTACGCTCGAATATCATGCTTTTGGAAATTCAGGCATCACTGACCTCATTAGCACTTGCTGTAGGCTCAGGCACCTCAACCTGAGATTCTGCACACTGGTTGATTCGCAGTCCACACTCAAGATCGATGTGCCATGCTCTGAGCTCCAGGAGCTTGAGTTCACCGGCTTTCGGTGCGCGCGGATTGAGCTTGTCTCTGTCCCGAAGCTTAGGCAAGTGGTATGCCAACATTGGCCCTTCGAGAACCCTCCAGTGCGCTTCGGCTACGTTCCTGAGCTTCGCGGTGTAATGCTCTATTCTAAAGCCAAGGCAGGGCAAGAGCCATTTGCGTTGAGCGACTGCCTGCCAAGGAGTGCCAGGAATCTGTCAACACTGACTCTGTGTTTTGGGGACCAAATG ATTTGGATTCAGCCAGAACATCCGAAGCAGCTCACTCCTATATTCAGAAACCTGGCCACTGTGTTTCTTTTCGGTATCTTCAGTGAGTGTGAGCTGAGCTGGACACTGTTTATCCTTGAAGCTGCACCTGCCCTACAGGATTTTGCA TTATCTCGACATTCATGTATCAAGACGCCCGAGTACAGTGCCGAGAAGACCAACGTGGTGTGGGAGCCATCCAAGGATTTGAAGCACCTGAACTTAAAGGGGCTGCATATCTTCGGGTGCGAGGATGAAGACAAGGTGAGAAACTATATAAGGCTTGTCATGGAACGAGCTGTGGGGCTGTTGATAATCGAGCTGTATGGTGAAAACCCATGCATTTACTGTGATGCCACCAACCTTGAAAGATCCAAGGCGGAAAAAGCTAGCAGGCATCGGATTATGGAGCAACTCACACATGGATCATCTTCATCCGTGGAGATAATCATCTGTTGA